In Sesamum indicum cultivar Zhongzhi No. 13 linkage group LG8, S_indicum_v1.0, whole genome shotgun sequence, the sequence TGTGAAACCGAAATTGAGGGGCAACTCATCTGTTGATTGCAACATTAATTTCATGTGAAAAGGTGCTGGAGTACAAGTAGTTGCACGTGTCCCATCAGCAGGTCCCGTACCACCTCCCACCAATGTAGTGATGCCTacacattttatattaaaaaggaacaaaaaagGAGGGGAAAAAATCCATAAATCTGAATAGGATAAAGTACATCCGACGCTCTACCAACAGTAGAAGGCAACATCAAAGACAATGATGACAGCAATAGTAATAGTAGTGGTATTAGGGACCAGGATCTTAATCCACAACCggacaacaacaacaataataataacaataagtTATACTATTCACTATAAACTGATCTCCTTTATATCACTTGGTAACTAGTGGTACAAAAAAAGACCtactaaatttcaattattgcaACCTCACTTTTCACTGACATAACATCTATGTCTCGTATGATTTGATTTCTATTCTACAAAGATAAAGATGAACAAAACTCATTCAGATTAAATATCtcaaacaattcaaatttcCCTGATCACAAAAAATGACAATAACAAAAGCATGTCCTTTTTCAAGAGAGAGACATAAGAATTATTGATAATCACCGCAtccaaaatttaaactattatataaaagcaccaaacattaatatttttaacacGCTCCCTCATGTACGAGCAATATTCTTGTTGTAAGGTATAGCACGTGAAGCTCTTTTCTATAATGGGTGGCTAGAAGGTTGGCATCCAGGACCTTCTGTTTGGTCTGGCCAGAACAATATTGAATGACtacttcatttaaaaatttaattagagaGAGGCATTAAATATCAAGCATCCCTAATTGACATCAAGGCTGGTAGAcaacataatataataaggGATTGGAGAAGGACTTCATGATACTAACTACATCATATAGGTGCAAGAGCAAAGAATCATATAGGTGCAAGAGCAAAGATACTAACTACTTCATGATactatatttctttctcttacatgcttaattcaacaaaaacaatcaaaatagCGAGAATGAGGCTTCAGCCACTTGATTGGTTCATCTAATAATTTGGCGCAGAACTGAATAGAGAGATCAAGtacaaaaattagaattcTTCCACTAACTTCAGACCAAGGATGGTTAAAGACATGAGTACATAAGAGCGGAATTGttctatgaaaaaaagatgGTTAATATAGAAtgtaacaaacaaataaaatatgcaaGTTAAAACATTTccttataagatattagatGATATATAGTATCACTGGAAGCATAAAATCTGGTTAGTTGCACTTGCCAGTCACTTCATCTAGCAAAACTAGAATCCGGGCAAATCAAACTTCTCATCTACCTATtatgtccaaaaatatttgtaaatagtACAATTCCTAAAAGATCACCAAAAGTGACACAGCACATAATGCTTTAACAAGCTATAACACAGCATTTTACAGGAGCTCTAAATGCATATAGATCAGGCAGATCAAACAACATTACAAAAGCATGCATTCACCCTTACATTTTTGTTCTTCCCCTCAGGCCAGCAGTAAATGAAATTCCTACAAGTTATTACTATGAAAATCTCACCACTTGTTATTGCTTCATAAGCTAATTGAGGGCATATAAAATGCACATGACAGTCTATAGCTCCTGCAGTAACAATCATTCCTTCTCCAGCGATAACCTCAGTATTTACCTGACCAGAAAAGTCAACAGAATATTTAGTATCGAATCTGGTGAATACATAAACCAGTAAAACCAAATTTATGGATCCCAAACTCACTCCTATGATCATTTTATGTGATACTTCATTCATGACATCTGGGTTGCCTGCTTTCCCAAGAGAAGTAATATATCCATCTTTGATGCCTATATCGGCCTTAAAGATCCCTGTATAGTCTATTATCACTGCATTTGTTATTACAGTGTCCAAACAAACACATGATTCATATCCACACGCCTGTCCCATTCCATCTCTCAGAACTTTTCCACCACCAAATACACACTCATCTCCATAAACGGCAAAGtctctttcaatttctgcAAGTAAATCAGTATCCCCAAGCCGAATTTTATCACCAGTGGTAGGACCATACATATTACCATAGCTTTCATGAGTCATTGagtaggaaaaagaagaattttctTCAACTACATATTCCCTGCAGAATCAATTCAAATGAAAGCATCAAGCATATCTTATAAGCAAAAATGGCCAAGCAGAACTCATGCAGTttgaattatcaaattaatacaaGGACCCAATAGTCTATCTGACCTAGCATTTGCTTCCTCTGAAAAACCATATCCTCCTTCATGTACAGCTTTCATAACTGTTGTGATATTGGCATCATCCACCTGTCCATCAGCAATATTATTGCCTCCCCTAATAACTTGTTCACCTCCAATTCTGACGAGTGCAACACTTTTTGTATCCCCTGGCTGCATAAGCAAGACATACTTTATTCATTCTCCATGTGGATGTTGGAAGACACTTGAGATGCATCatctgaaattattattcaaaatataattcaaactaGACCTAAAACAtctaatacaaatataaactATAGCCAATGGATTCCGGCTTTAATTAGATTGGTTATTATGCCTTTtctcttaaattaaatacgtCATATGATCTTTTTCCCCATTTTTATGCATGCATAGAATTTTTGTACTCTGATGCCTAGCTATTGTGTGAGATAAAAAACGTGGTGTTCAACATTTCAAAACGGATCTATTCAACATCTCTTGCAGTTGCAAGATCTTTTCTTGTATAAACAAATTCGCTTCTGGAGAGATAAACTGAgttatgaaaaagaaacaagttaTAGAACTTTCCGGGCTTTCATGTAGAGCAATAAACTCAAAAGGGATCAAGATTGGAGCAAACAGAATCAAAGCAAGCTTCATTCTAATATGCACCAGCCAATGAAGTGGCCAAAACCATTTCATATGAACTAAGATTGATAATATTGAATCACCACCTATCTAAACACTCAAGTCGTTAGAGAGGAGAAccatataataattcatatctCCAATACACCAACCTGTGGCATTCTTTATGTAAAGCCtaacatatgaaaatattttccacAAAGGCTGTAGATGAGATTCGATCTTAGTACCTCTTAGTTGATGTGGCTCtaataacatattaaattaCCATCTCATCTATCTTGTAATGAGCAGGAATAAAGTGCAGGCTTGAAACaagcaaattttaaataagttcaGGTTTTGCGGAGAAGAGTCCTGTGGCTCCTGTCAACTAAACCAATTTTGTGCttctaaataaaatcataaaataaagcaCAGAGCTGCAGTGAAGCAACTGCCAAAAGTTTGACAGGTCTTATGCAGACAATTTAACAAGCTAATAAGAGCCAGGTTTAAGCAGCCTAAAATCTTACCTTAGACAAATGTAAAGATGCTATCTAAGTATGCACTACGACACATGCTAAAAGTTGCAGAGAAACAAGCATATCAAACGGACAGCAAATCAAgctttatatttaaatatgaaaacatAACAGTATACACGGTCAGATAGAATGAGGCTAGGTCAAACAGAAACCTCAAAACGGGTAGCTGTTCCTGCTGGGATATTTAGCCGCATGCCATATGCTTTACTTCGATCAAAAACCAAGAATGGGTTGACTTCAATGAAGTGATAATGACTCCCAACCTGAAGAAGGAAAAGTTTAAGAGAacattcttaaaatatttatgtgatcagttcaaatatttttagttgttACACAGCTGTTCTCGTCATCTATCTTTAGACCAGGCACTACAGAAAGTCATTTAGGAAGAGAACAGCAGAATGTCACTATTGTTTTGGCATCACATATAAACCCAAATGAAGAATGCTGATGTGTGGTCAAAAAATAGGCCCAGATCCAAAAGTCACAGTCAAATTGGCCATTGGTAAATAACTATACTGAAATAATTCTGCTCCCTCCTATTTATCACCAGAAGGAATATGAAGACCTAAACAATTGCCGGAAAATGTCCAACCATGAAGTTGAACAACAAGACGATATGATCTTACTCAATTAAAGAACTTAACATGCTTGTCTCCACCTGTAAAAGAGGACATTAGGAAGTTGTCTAGGCAGGGttgtcaataaaatataaataagatcAGCCACATAATTGATCTACCTGAATAGGCCTGTCCCCAGTGTTAGTTACTTTGAGAACTACGCCTTTCCTTCCCAAGTTAATTGTAATAAGTCCCTGTGAGAATAGTAGCTGACCAGGAATTTTGCAGACTTCTAATGTGGGAAACTTGTCTAGAGAAGGAACTGcaggggaaaaaaagaacacTTCCCTCAGGTAACAATTCATGCAACATAGTTTTGTTTCAAGTATAGAACAGAAAACCAGTATAATGCTATACATTATGGTTGTCCAGCTAACTATCATGACTAGCATCCGTGCTGAGTTTCACCTATTGACTGACAAGATTGTAAAAGGTGCACAGCAATTACCAAGCTTCTTTGAACTATGAGCCATAAGAGATAAGGATTCACATGAAATGACAACAATAATTGTTTTCTGATAGATGGGCTTAAGGCATGAGGTTTCAATATAGGACGTAGTGTTACATCTTTTGGTGTCAGCTAACAAATGATGGTTTGAACGAGTTTGGTTAAGTTATTTATACAAGTCGTCAGCCACCATGAAGTAGGTCCATGTTAGGTTAACTAAATGAATGCAATTCAGGCCAGTATTTTTACAAATGAACGCCGTCTTTTTATACCAGTTGTCAGTCACCATGAAGCAAGTTCACGTagttagtttaattttaacttCAGAACTTCAACagtatttgtataataaatgCACGAAGAAGATACTATTGGGTAGCAATACTAGAGTCAGCAACATAGCgactaaaattggaattttgGATACAGACAGGACAATTTGGTTAATCAGTATGATTTTACCTTAGTTCAGATTCTTCGTGATAACTTAGATGGTCACATTTATATTAAGTATGACGAGATTCGAGaagtaatatttaataaagaagGTTCACTGCTAGTCCAGTGTTATCAGCCAGTTCGTTAGGTTTTTTCGTAACAAAGTCCTATGTAggtttcaaaatattcaagtAACTGAAAAAAACTCTAGGACCGCATTGCTccagaagagaaaaaaaatgaaagtaagtCTAGAATTAGTATCTTCAATCAGTACACAGAACAATTAGATGGTATTCGACCACTGTGTTGCACCTAAAGTTCTTTTGCAATTGGAAACAGCCACCAAGATAGCAACTTAAGTCCATTCAACTTCTGCATTCCAAGGatttttcattgtttgttGAGCTACTCAATCCTTCTTTCTTGATGTTGAGTCACTTGACGTAAGGGTCCAGGGCTTACGCTGATCCAAAGACCAAAAAGGTTATTTATCAAGATAATCACCTGGAAGAAAAGTGCCATGCAAAGCTAGCTCCAGATTTCCATTTTCACATGATATGGGGTCATGGATCGTTACCAACTTGGTCCCATCAGGAAAGGTCCCCTCAACCTATTTTCAGTTGAGCAgccaatattaattttcttacacCATGATTTACCACACTGCTGATTTGaaagataaacaaattattcattaaagCAATTACAATTAATACCTGAACTGAATGCAAGAGATAAGGAACAGCGGGAAGAACTTGTCTCCTGACACATAAGACATCTATCGGTCAATGTGATTGCTGCAGAACAGCGTCTAGTAGATTGACGACTATGACTCACAAAAATTCATGCAAAAGTCAACAACAACTTCTAGAGTTCATAAAAATCAATCACCAGTAATAGTTGTTGCATACAATGtgttttacttttctttttctgccacaacagaaaaaatttattgatccAAGAATGCCACATAGAATAGTTTTACAGAGTGTTCTTTCATCAACTAGATATAACTTACATCAAATTCTTTGAAGATTTAATCTTGTCCCATCCTCGAAAGTTAAGATTTTCGTGTAACATAAACAATCTTGATTGTACAGACATCAAGAGCATCTCCAaggcatttatttttcaaactgaACCATAATATTCTctttattaaattactaaacACCGACTGGTAGAAGAGCAAAAGAACCCTAGTGAGTGAACGGTGATGTATTATCTTCCCCAACTTCATCACAGTTATTTACTTCAGAAAAATGCAAATCTTAGCTTCACCATGTGTATTAATTTGTTCTCTTCAGTTTACTCTTCCATGTCATGAAGCACGGAAGTGCCAAGtttaacttcaaatatcataaaattacattGTCCCTGTCGCCATGTTCACATGCCTAATAAATTATCAGCATATCAAAATCCTACTCATGACCACTTGTTGACTGAAACAGTAACTTATATTTACCCAactataaaatactttttacagcgaaaattctatattattaCCTCCCCAAGAATTGCCTCCCAAGATCCATCAGCTGGGCCACGGTTTTGTTGCCATCACGGACGAACTCCAAAATCTATTGAAAActagataattacattaatcaaACAAATGTAAACATTGAAACAGGTGAATGTGAGTATGTGGCAAAATACTGTCATAGTGCTACAGGGGACACAAAAACtcatttaccacacaaacacacaaacaaaaaagaaaggaaaggaaaaagtaCACCCACTGAAATCCAGTAGCTCCATGAATATTAACTTAATGCCTATgttttataacaaaattcaataaagGATAcgacaaaccaaaaaaatcaaactaaaaaGTGAGAACAGAAGAAGAAACGCAACGAAtcagtaaaaatatatcaccCAAAAACTACTCAATCAAATTGTCTGAACAACGAAAACCActtgagaaaaaatacaatattttcattaaagaaaATCGATACCTGAGTGGCTATAAGAGCAGCAGCTTCAGCGTGATTAAGCCTCAATCCACGCGCCAAACGCTTCTGTGCCAACTCTCCAGCATTGTGGAGCATCAATTTCTCAGTTTCTCTCGGTGCCAGCTTCATCTCTACGAACTTCCCTGATTTCCAGTTGAAGAATCAATGCAAATTAAGCAACTTTTTGTTCCCCTGAATCAAAATTCTTGGAATTGTTATCAGAGTATTATGAGTGAAAGTGAAGAGGCAGAGTGGTTGGCGAGGTGAAGACTGATTAAACTCAAAATCTATGCTTATTTGACTTTGTAAATCCCACAGATTCTAAAAAGGACACATCTCTCAAGGCAAGTGCTTCGCtaaccaaattttaaattacttttataagcATAATTATGTTTACATTTCCtcatctatttatataaatcactactattttcttctttttttttatgtaatttcaaaatccaTCTCTTGgagcaacaaaaaatataagtgatTATGgggattaaatataatttaccatacTGTGTTaacgaaaaaatataaaaaagtccatgtaaaaaaataaagtgcaGTTTAGTCTTTTcgaattgcattattttttaatgtcaCAGAGAGTGAATTacactttatttttctattggggcctttttgtacttttttattaatatagggagtaaattgtatttaacccgTGATTATGGAAATAGTTTTTGATATTTCTAGTGGTTGTATAcgtaagttttttttttaaaaaaaatatggacgattttgaataaataaacctTAAATCAtgagatataaatataatttttcatatttttaagctattgtatcttataaaatattttaagagttttaacatatcaaattttatttaaattataggcagttaaagtgtttggataaataagacatcaaacttataagatgttataatttttataaaaaactcGCCGTGttaaaataatgatgaagAAAACTGTCAAAATTTGGAATTTCAAACATgtaaatagatatttttgttttaggaGAAAAAGTCAattatgtagaaaaataaaagtgaaataactacttatttaattttaataatatcatatcttttttggttattttaccaattaaaaattttatcatgtCAAAtaccttaatatttttataagatatttttatattttataaaatttaacatcttattttatttaaacactttattaatttatttttacttagaAAAGCGTAACCAAACACCCTCTGAATAAAAGAAGTGACTGATAGCCCGGATAAGGTCCAGCCCAATAATCCTAAAGGGCCCAACCGTAGGCTTCCCCGCACCCAGCAGATATTCGGCTCCTTCTGCTTCTATACTACCTCCATTTTCTCCCTCTTTTCCGATTAACACCGCTCGTCGACTGCTGCATCGCCAGTTCACCGCAGCTCCTGTGGCCTTACAAGATTTCATGCTATCATGGTACGTACTGTATTGAATAGAATTGATTGATCATTGCTGTTGGTTTTTCCTTTCTTTGGAATGTCTAGTGGAAGTGTAAAGTTTGGATCTTGGTTATGGAATTTGTGGATAACGAGGATTTCTATTTGGCATTggtttacttttttcttggaATAACAAATTTAGGGCCCTAACTAgtttttttaagtttagtTGTTGTAAATAAATGTAGCTTCTTAGGGTTCTTGTTCGAGGGGTCGAGTTGTGAtttgtaaaaggaaaatgacTGTTCGTCTTATGTGTCCGTGGATCGAAGCCTTGTACTGAATTGATGTTCCCGAAATTTTGACTTTGAtgcatttctttttgtgaGTTTTTGGATGCGTTGTGGATGCAAGAGAAATGTACTTTCTGGGTTTAGATGGGCAAAGATGGAATTTTTGGTACAACGAAGGttaaagtatgaaaatttgtgaaaaagtTTGTGGTTTTGTATCTACTAACAGGTTTGTTGTAGAATGTATGTGGGTTGTTTGTCTCTGGAAACCAAAGAGTTAAAGTACGAGGGTGTGAAGTGCTTGGGAGTACTGATGACTGAGAATTGGATTGACAATGCGCAAAGCCGATGTTGGTGTTCTGTTTGGTTTTACTAAAATCTGATGTTTTGATGTGCTTGGTTGGTTGCTTTAATATCCCTGTGTCTAGTAGAGTTGACATGCTTATTCATTCCCCTGTTTCCAGAGGCAAAAAACTGTTTTCAATTTCCTTCCCCAATTCTTGGACTTTCCTTATTTGACTATGACAGAGCATTGTAATATAGAATTTACTTTTACCTGGATGCACCAAAAGTATGGGGTATTGCTAGTTTAATTAGAAGTTCCATAAATCCTAAGATTGGTGAGCCTTTATGTCCGTTTTCAGTTTATTCAGAgtcttatttttgttctctGAGTCTGAATTAGATGAGGATGATAATATTTATCCGTAAAGTTCTTGAATCATTGGCTTCTCATCTGTGAGATGACTATCCTTTGGGTAAATGGAGTGACTTCTGATTCAAGCTTTAAGGATCCATGACCTACTATTGTCTTGTGGGTTTTTCTTGTCTATATGACATGCGGTTTAGAGCTTGGAGGTTTGGCTGGCACATTTAAACTGCAGTGTAGAGGGCTGCTCTGCAAAGATGATTTATACCATTCTTATTTGTCTACTTGAAGGAAAGGATATCCATTTACTTATTAGGCCTTAGCTGATGCTTGTCTTCTGTTCgatcattttgatattatatttactttagCAGGCACCTATAAAGGGAATTCTTTCTCTACAAAGGACGGCTTTGGTTCGTCGCTCCAGAGAGAATTGGGGCCTATCAAGTAGATTATTCAGCAGCCAAGCTGCAACTTCTCCTAGCACCCCACAGGctcctccacctccaccacctccaGAGAAAACCCACTTTGGTGGGCTGAAAGATGAGGATCGAATTTTCACAAACCTATATGGGTTGCATGATCCCTTTCTGAAAGGCGCAATGAAACGTGGAGACTGGTACAGGACAAAAGACCTGGTGCTCAAGGGAGCTGATTGGATTGTCAATGAGATAAAGAAATCTGGTCTTCGAGGACGTGGTGGCGCTGGTTTTCCATCTGGGCTTAAATGGTCCTTTATGCCAAAGGCATCTGATGGCCGTCCTTCATACCTTGTCGTTAATGCTGATGAAAGTGAACCTGGAACATGTAAAGATAGAGAAATTATGCGCCATGATCCACATAAGTTATTGGAAGGTTGTCTAATTGCTGGAGTAGGAATGAGGGCAAGGGCTGCATATATTTACATCCGGGGTGAGTACGTGAATGAAAGAAAGAACCTAGAGAAGGCCAGGAGAGAAGCTTATGAAGCTGGACTGTTGGGAAAAAATGCATGTGGATCTGGTTATGACTTTGATGTTTACATCCACTTTGGTGCTGGAGCTTATATTTGTGGTGAAGAGACAGCTCTTCTGGAAAGCCTTGAGGGCAAGCAAGGGAAACCTAGGTTGAAGCCTCCTTTTCCAGCCAATGCAGGATTGTACGGTTGCCCTACAACTGTTACGAATGTCGAAACAGTGGCTGTTTCCCCCACCATACTAAGGCGTGGACCGGAATGGTTTGCTGGTTTTGGAAGGAAAAACAATTCTGGAACCAAACTGTTTTGCGTCTCTGGCCACGTAAACAAGCCTTGCACTGTTGAAGAGGAGATGAGTATACCACTGAAAGAGCTTATTGAAAGACACTGTGGTGGTGTTCGTGGTGGATGGGATAATTTACTTGCAGTTATACCTGGTGGTTCATCTGTTCCATTGTTACCTAAACACATATGTGAGGATGTGCTAATGGATTTTGACGCACTTAAGGCTGTGCAGTCAGGGTTAGGAACTGCTGCTGTCATTGTGATGGATAAGTCAACTGATGTTGTGGATGCTATTGCCAGACTCTCTTACTTCTACAAGCATGAGAGCTGTGGCCAGTGTACACCTTGCAGAGAAGGTACAGGATGGCTCTGGATGATCATGGAGAGGATGAAGGTGGGAAATGCAAAGTTGGAGGAGATTGACATGCTTCAGGAGGTGACCAAGCAGATCGAAGGACACACAATCTGTGCCTTGGGTGATGCTGCTGCTTGGCCAGTTCAGGGGCTTATCAGGCACTTTAGACCAGAGCTTGAAAGGAGGATCAGGGAGCGGGCAGATCAAGAGTTACAACAGGCTGCTGCtgcttgattttctttttcaggcATGGCTAAGTTTAAACCTTTTTCCAGTCCCCTTCTAATTGTTTTGGAGGATCATTATCTCAGCTACCTTTTCCAGTTCTTTTCTAATTGTTCTGGAGGATCATTATCTCGACTCTAGTGGcaatttgattctttctttaatGCATATCCAAAATCTCTGGATTTTGAATGTGTCATGCTTAGATCTGCAAGATTGGTTGATTTGCTTGTTTGGCGATAATTCTTTTGCTAATTAGATAAATTGGGAGTAGAAAGAACATAGgagactttttcttttttaacaatCTGGTGTATGCTGTACTTTATCAGTCTTGGAGCAGATGTCTCTTCCCTAAAAAGCTGGAGTATATTTTGTTAGTTATATGCTTGAATGCTAATGCATGTATCTACAGTCATCCACAGTTTATGCTATACATTGCTATCTTGCCCCACTGAGAAATTGTGCGTCTCGCATTGTAAGGAAGCAGTTAGCCAGCTAATGTGGGTCTATTGCAATCTAAACTAATGGAGATTGTAGATGCTAGCTGCCcttgtttatcaatttttaagttgACATGAACCTGAAACCAAGTCATTGTTATGCTTAAATCAGTGAAAAG encodes:
- the LOC105168390 gene encoding NADH dehydrogenase [ubiquinone] flavoprotein 1, mitochondrial-like isoform X2: MAPIKGILSLQRTALVRRSRENWGLSSRLFSSQAATSPSTPQAPPPPPPPEKTHFGGLKDEDRIFTNLYGLHDPFLKGAMKRGDWYRTKDLVLKGADWIVNEIKKSGLRGRGGAGFPSGLKWSFMPKASDGRPSYLVVNADESEPGTCKDREIMRHDPHKLLEGCLIAGVGMRARAAYIYIRGEYVNERKNLEKARREAYEAGLLGKNACGSGYDFDVYIHFGAGAYICGEETALLESLEGKQGKPRLKPPFPANAGLYGCPTTVTNVETVAVSPTILRRGPEWFAGFGRKNNSGTKLFCVSGHVNKPCTVEEEMSIPLKELIERHCGGVRGGWDNLLAVIPGGSSVPLLPKHICEDVLMDFDALKAVQSGLGTAAVIVMDKSTDVVDAIARLSYFYKHESCGQCTPCREGTGWLWMIMERMKVGNAKLEEIDMLQEVTKQIEGHTICALGDAAAWPVQGLIRHFRPELERRIRERADQELQQAAAA
- the LOC105168388 gene encoding urease, encoding MKLAPRETEKLMLHNAGELAQKRLARGLRLNHAEAAALIATQILEFVRDGNKTVAQLMDLGRQFLGRRQVLPAVPYLLHSVQVEGTFPDGTKLVTIHDPISCENGNLELALHGTFLPVPSLDKFPTLEVCKIPGQLLFSQGLITINLGRKGVVLKVTNTGDRPIQVGSHYHFIEVNPFLVFDRSKAYGMRLNIPAGTATRFEPGDTKSVALVRIGGEQVIRGGNNIADGQVDDANITTVMKAVHEGGYGFSEEANAREYVVEENSSFSYSMTHESYGNMYGPTTGDKIRLGDTDLLAEIERDFAVYGDECVFGGGKVLRDGMGQACGYESCVCLDTVITNAVIIDYTGIFKADIGIKDGYITSLGKAGNPDVMNEVSHKMIIGVNTEVIAGEGMIVTAGAIDCHVHFICPQLAYEAITSGITTLVGGGTGPADGTRATTCTPAPFHMKLMLQSTDELPLNFGFTGKGNASKEEGLHEIIKAGAMGLKLHEDWGTTPAAIDRCLCVADLYDIQVNIHTDTLNESGFVEHTIAAFKDRTIHTYHSEGAGGGHAPDIIKVCGVKNVLPSSTNPTRPFTSNTVDEHLDMLMVCHHLDKDIKEDVAFAESRIRAETIAAEDILHDMGAISIISSDSQAMGRIGEVICRTWQTAHKMKLLRGPLESSQPENDNLRIKRYIAKYTINPAIACGFSKYVGSVEVGKLADIVLWKPSFFGVKPEMVLKGGTIAWSDMGDPNASIPTPEPVMMRPMFGAFGKAGSTNSIAFISKLALDSGVKDEYGLKKRVEAVSNIRRLTKLDMKLNDALPHITVDPETYTVTADGEVLTCTAATTVPLSQNYFLF
- the LOC105168390 gene encoding NADH dehydrogenase [ubiquinone] flavoprotein 1, mitochondrial-like isoform X1, translated to MQAPIKGILSLQRTALVRRSRENWGLSSRLFSSQAATSPSTPQAPPPPPPPEKTHFGGLKDEDRIFTNLYGLHDPFLKGAMKRGDWYRTKDLVLKGADWIVNEIKKSGLRGRGGAGFPSGLKWSFMPKASDGRPSYLVVNADESEPGTCKDREIMRHDPHKLLEGCLIAGVGMRARAAYIYIRGEYVNERKNLEKARREAYEAGLLGKNACGSGYDFDVYIHFGAGAYICGEETALLESLEGKQGKPRLKPPFPANAGLYGCPTTVTNVETVAVSPTILRRGPEWFAGFGRKNNSGTKLFCVSGHVNKPCTVEEEMSIPLKELIERHCGGVRGGWDNLLAVIPGGSSVPLLPKHICEDVLMDFDALKAVQSGLGTAAVIVMDKSTDVVDAIARLSYFYKHESCGQCTPCREGTGWLWMIMERMKVGNAKLEEIDMLQEVTKQIEGHTICALGDAAAWPVQGLIRHFRPELERRIRERADQELQQAAAA